GCAGGAGGCCCCGGCGCCCAGCGCTGTCCCGACACACGCCCCGTTAGCGTCGCAGGCGTCCGAAATGGTGCAGCTGTTGCCGTCGTCGCACGATGAGCTGGGCGGTCGTTGATTCCCCAGACACTGCCCGGCGGCGTTACAGGCGTCTTGCTGTGTGCAGGAATTGCCGTCGTTGCAAGTCGTACCCGCCGCGACAGTGGAATGGTTGCAGCTTCCCATCCCGTTGTTGAACGCGTTGAAGCAGCTGTCGGTCGTGCAAGGATTGCCGTCGCTGCAGTCTCGCGGCTCGTGCCGGCAGAAGCCGGTGCCGGTGTCGCAGGAATCGATCGTGCAGAAATTGAAATCGTCACAGGAAGGGCAGTCGATGGCGGCGGCGGGCATGACGCAGAGCAGAAGAAGGAACAGCACGGACGAACAGCAGATAAAGGATCGAGCATGCGGCTGATTTCCCATTGGGGACCCCCCCATTTGCGAGACGCCGCAGGCCCGAGGGCCAGCGGACTCGCCCCCTTATGTCTGGATCGATGAGTATTGACCACAGACTACGCCCGTCTGGCGGGGGCCGTCAATTCAAGTGGGAAGGATGGAGGTCAGGGGAACCGAAGGGTAAAGAAAGCCCCGCTCGGCCCATCACCAGGCCGAGCGGGGTCCTTTGTGCGATGAATCAGATCCGGGATGGGACCGTGTCGGGAAGCTTCCAGAAGGCGCGAGCGCAGGATGCGCGGAGCTTAATCTCCGAACCTCCAGAACGCGCCGACCGAGAGCATGGCGACGTCGTCGGTGTCCTCGATGTTGAAGACCTCGTACTCCCCTCGGACGCCGAAATGCTTCCCGAAGATGAAGTCGAGGCCAAAGCCCCAGACCGTATCGTTCCCCGAATCGCTGTCCGACCCGATCCCTTCGATGTCGGTGTCGGTGTCCCAGAACACCAGGCCCAGCTTTCCGAACACATCGAAATGGTCGCCGATGGGGATCTTGCCCACGATGAAGGCGTCCCAGCCGGTAGCATCGATCGTGACGTCCGTGCCGCCCACCGAGTCGTCGGGCGAGCCGAAGTCGAGGTAGCTTCCCTCCACTCCCAGGAACCTCTTGAAGTCATACCCGGCGAAGACCTTGAAGCTGGTGGCGCTCGCGTCGAAATCGCCGGCCGAATCGTCCACTTTCACGCTGGTATCACCGACGCTGGCTCCGACGTAGAAAGAGCCTGCCAGCGTGGCGCCGAAAGACATCGTCAGGACGAAAAGCAGGATTCCGAGCTTCCGCATGCCGATCTCTCCTATGGGCGTGTAGTCAACACAGCAGAAACGGCGGGACTCGAGTCCCGCCAGGGGGTTAGGGGGATGGACCGCCTCCCGCCGACCCGGATTTGGGCGGGTCAGAGAGGGTCGGGCCGGCGGCACCGTAGCCCAAGCTGTCCGGGGCTGTCAAGGCGGAGCCGGCCGCCCGGCGCGGCCGGATCGGGCGGGAGCGGGTTGGTAAAGACTCGGGACACCGACGGGTCGACCGGGACGCGCCCTCAGGATCAAGGCGACGCAGGAATGGCGTTGTCCCGATGGAATCCAAGGCTTCCCGTTCCGAAGGTCCCCACGCCGCATGTGTTGCTGGCACGGACCAGATACCAGAACCCGGCGCCAGGAAGCGGCGTGGGGCGGTTCTCCGCGTACACGGCGGAGGACGAGGATTGCACGCAGGAGCAGGAGGGGAAGCTCATTCCGGGAGTCAGGCTCCCGGAAACGACTTCATAGCTCGTTCCCGGGCCGGCGTCGGCGCCCTGCTCGCTCCAGGTGATTTGCGTCGGCACTCCGGGCTCGGCCGTGACTCCCTGCACTTCCGCAGGGACCGACCATGCCGAGGCATCCAGATCGGAACAATCGGCCGCGTTGACCACGAAGCCGGAAGGCGGCGACGCATCGCAGGAGCTTCCGGAGTTCGCCACATCCCCGAAGTGATCTCCGTCGGTGTCCCGGTAGTAGAGCTGCAGGAGATTGCATGTGTGGCAATAACGCGCACCGCCATCGATGACGGCACCGCCGAACGGAACTCCTCCGAAGATGACCATTTCCTCGCCCGTCCATACGGCCTTGGAGCCGGCGCGCGGGAGATGCACGGGAGAGACGTTGCTGATGGTGCTCCAGGAATCGGTGGAGGGATTGTAACGTCCGAAATCGAGAGCATCGTGGCCGGAATCGTCGCGTCCCCCAATCACGATCATTTCATGATCCGTCCAGACGGCGGAGTGACCGGAACGGGGCGCAATCGAAGCGGACGCGGTCGGAGACCATGAGTCGGCGGCCGGATCGTAGCGGCCACCCGAGCCGAGGTTTGCAGTCCCGCCGTAGCCTCCCCAGACGATCATGCGATCGCCTGTCCAGACAGCGGTTGCCACCGAGCGAGGGCTGGGGGCGCCGGAGGGGCTGATGGATTGCCACGTGTCGGAGGAAGGGTCGTATTTGCCGCCCGAATCGAAGTAGCTCGGGTAATTCTCGCCTCCCCAGACGATCATCTCCGAGCCGGTCCAGACGGCGGCGTGTTTCGTTCTGGCCGAGGGGGCATTCACCTCGCTGACCGGCGCCCATGCGTCGGCGACGGGGTCGTATCGAGCCCCGCTGGCGATGGGTGTGCCCGTGGCATAGGAAACACCTCCCCAGACAATCATTTCCGTTCCGCTCCAGATTGCGCTGTGCTCCGACCGGCCGGCTGGGACATTCTCGCCGGCGCTCGTCGGAGTCCAGGAATCGGATGCGGGGTTGTACCTTCCGCCCGACTGCGACGGAAAGGTATTCCCCCCCCAGACGATCATTTCGGTTCCTGACCAAACGGCCGAGTGATGAACTCGAGGCGTCGGCGCTCCCTCGTCCTGGAGGGGAGTCCAGGACATCGTGGCCGGCTCGAGCCGGGCTCCGGTATCGAGAGATCCGTTGAGATTGTCGGTGCCACCCCAGACGATCAGCTCCGTGCCGGTCCAAACCGTCGTGTGCGCGAGTCGCGGTCCGGGAGTAAGCTGCGAGCTGGTGGCGATCCAGGTGTCGGTCGAGGGATTGTATCGGCTCCCGGTGAAGAGGAAGGGGAACATGGCAGCTCCACCTCCCCAGACGATCATCTCGGTC
This genomic stretch from Candidatus Polarisedimenticolia bacterium harbors:
- a CDS encoding porin family protein; translated protein: MRKLGILLFVLTMSFGATLAGSFYVGASVGDTSVKVDDSAGDFDASATSFKVFAGYDFKRFLGVEGSYLDFGSPDDSVGGTDVTIDATGWDAFIVGKIPIGDHFDVFGKLGLVFWDTDTDIEGIGSDSDSGNDTVWGFGLDFIFGKHFGVRGEYEVFNIEDTDDVAMLSVGAFWRFGD